In Williamwhitmania sp., one genomic interval encodes:
- the lpxA gene encoding acyl-ACP--UDP-N-acetylglucosamine O-acyltransferase produces MNQPLAYIHPEAKLGANVVVEPFSYISQKVEIGEGTWIGPNVTIFDYVKIGKNCRIFPGAVIGAIPQDLKFKGEVSVVEIGDNTTIRECVTVNRGTAARAKTVVGSNCLLMAYVHVAHDCIVGNSVIIGNGTQLAGEVEIDDFAILSAHVLVHQFVRIGSYVMISGGGLVRKDVPPYVKAGKDPLAYVGLNIIGLRRRGFNPEKVNEIHEIFRSIYQKGMNVSQGIQWIEENMPSNPDRDYIVNFIKNSKRGIIRSATKSTAAAAEEDDD; encoded by the coding sequence ATGAATCAGCCGCTGGCATACATACATCCTGAAGCCAAACTTGGTGCAAATGTGGTGGTAGAACCATTTTCCTACATCAGCCAAAAGGTTGAGATTGGTGAAGGCACTTGGATTGGCCCAAACGTAACCATTTTCGACTATGTGAAGATTGGCAAAAACTGCCGAATTTTCCCCGGTGCCGTTATAGGTGCAATCCCTCAAGACCTTAAGTTCAAAGGAGAGGTGTCGGTTGTGGAAATTGGCGACAATACAACTATCCGGGAGTGTGTTACCGTGAACAGAGGAACTGCCGCACGGGCTAAGACTGTAGTTGGAAGCAATTGCCTACTCATGGCATACGTTCATGTTGCCCATGACTGCATTGTTGGCAACAGCGTTATTATTGGCAATGGAACGCAGCTTGCTGGAGAGGTGGAGATTGATGATTTTGCCATCCTCAGCGCACACGTTCTGGTTCATCAGTTCGTCCGCATTGGCTCCTATGTAATGATTTCCGGTGGTGGGTTGGTTAGGAAAGATGTTCCCCCCTACGTGAAGGCAGGAAAAGACCCCCTTGCCTACGTTGGACTAAACATTATTGGTCTTCGCCGAAGAGGTTTCAACCCCGAAAAGGTGAATGAAATTCATGAAATATTCCGCTCCATTTACCAAAAGGGGATGAATGTTTCACAGGGTATTCAATGGATTGAGGAGAATATGCCGTCAAACCCAGATAGAGATTACATTGTGAACTTCATTAAAAATTCCAAGAGGGGCATTATTCGGAGCGCAACCAAATCTACTGCTGCAGCAGCGGAAGAAGACGACGATTGA
- a CDS encoding DUF4837 family protein yields the protein MKRIPWLLVLAILLSVGGCKEGKKGQNLLPNPLGKPGEVLVVFQKSGGDVDTLWNTLKSMLSAEFPYLPQSEPLFDVVKLPSQNFNSVRGYRNIILINIDNKTYPTSKILLRYDVWASPQLIMTLVGPSPLAIASYITKEKDRVVGILEQAERDRQMAINARYSDQRLDLLIKQKFGISLTIPNGYKLNRNADNFVWMSSETPFTSQGIFVYEYPYTSDSTFTEKYLVDKRDFFTKKYIPGPSYGSYMITGHFYEPKVTPLMYKGRYFAMVRGLWEVQNDYMGGPFVSLTTLDEKHNRVITVGAYVYAPKDEKRNFVRQMEAILFSFSLADSTSAK from the coding sequence ATGAAACGAATTCCTTGGTTACTGGTTTTAGCCATTCTTCTGTCAGTAGGTGGCTGTAAGGAGGGGAAGAAGGGCCAAAACTTGCTTCCTAATCCGCTTGGAAAGCCTGGTGAGGTTCTGGTTGTTTTCCAGAAAAGCGGTGGTGATGTTGATACCCTTTGGAATACGCTGAAATCGATGCTAAGTGCCGAGTTTCCGTATCTCCCCCAATCTGAGCCATTGTTTGACGTGGTAAAGCTTCCTTCTCAAAACTTCAATAGCGTTAGGGGATATCGCAATATTATTCTTATCAATATTGATAATAAAACCTATCCAACGAGCAAAATTTTGCTGCGCTACGATGTTTGGGCATCGCCACAGCTGATTATGACGCTGGTTGGTCCATCACCTTTGGCAATTGCTAGCTACATTACCAAGGAAAAGGACAGGGTGGTGGGTATTTTAGAGCAAGCCGAGCGCGATAGGCAGATGGCAATCAATGCGCGATACTCAGATCAGCGGCTCGATCTATTAATTAAGCAGAAGTTTGGCATATCTCTTACTATCCCCAACGGCTATAAGCTAAATCGAAATGCCGATAATTTTGTTTGGATGTCTAGTGAAACTCCTTTTACAAGCCAGGGCATTTTTGTTTATGAATATCCCTACACCAGCGATAGCACCTTTACCGAAAAATATCTGGTGGATAAGCGTGATTTCTTTACTAAAAAGTATATTCCGGGTCCAAGTTATGGGTCTTATATGATTACTGGGCATTTCTATGAGCCCAAAGTAACTCCGTTGATGTATAAGGGACGCTACTTTGCAATGGTTCGTGGATTATGGGAGGTGCAAAACGATTACATGGGTGGACCCTTCGTAAGCCTTACCACTCTCGATGAGAAGCACAATAGGGTTATTACTGTAGGAGCCTATGTTTATGCACCAAAGGATGAAAAGCGAAACTTCGTTCGTCAGATGGAGGCTATCCTATTTTCATTTTCTCTAGCCGATAGCACTTCGGCAAAGTAA
- a CDS encoding bifunctional UDP-3-O-[3-hydroxymyristoyl] N-acetylglucosamine deacetylase/3-hydroxyacyl-ACP dehydratase, whose protein sequence is MADKQKTIKEPVTLRGKGLHTGLQVELTICPAEENYGIKFLRTDLEGEPVLEALADYVVDTSRGTTIEKNGVRVSTIEHVMASLVGNGIDNAIIKVNAPETPIMDGSSKYFVEAIQKVGTVEQNADRNYFVIKEKIVFTDPKGNIEIVAYPDDELKVDVLIDYNSKVLGNQYARMRSVSEFNEEIGPCRTFVFFHELEFLLKNNLIKGGDLENAIVIMEREVPQVELDRIADLFNKPRIHVKPEGFLNNLDLRFQNEPARHKLLDMVGDLALTGQPIKGKIVAIRPGHHANTEFAKVLKKMARREALKGSAPEYDLNQQPLLNIMQIQRILPHRPPFLLIDKIISMDERSVVGVKNVTMNEGFFIGHFPDEPVMPGVLQIESMAQVGGILVLNSVPDPENYLTYFLKIDKVKFKRKVVPGDTLIFKLEFIEPIRRGIACMFGQAYVGDTLVAEGELTAQITKIKN, encoded by the coding sequence ATGGCAGATAAACAAAAGACTATCAAGGAGCCCGTAACCTTAAGAGGAAAGGGCCTACATACCGGGCTTCAGGTTGAGCTCACCATATGCCCAGCCGAAGAGAACTACGGAATAAAATTTTTACGCACCGACTTGGAGGGAGAACCCGTTTTGGAAGCTCTGGCCGACTACGTTGTGGATACCTCTAGAGGAACCACCATCGAAAAAAACGGAGTTAGGGTAAGCACCATCGAACACGTTATGGCATCGCTTGTGGGCAATGGCATCGACAACGCCATTATCAAAGTAAATGCTCCTGAAACCCCCATTATGGACGGCAGTTCCAAATACTTCGTGGAGGCCATTCAGAAGGTGGGTACCGTTGAGCAGAATGCCGATAGAAACTATTTTGTAATTAAGGAGAAGATAGTTTTCACCGATCCAAAGGGCAATATCGAAATCGTTGCCTATCCAGACGATGAGCTCAAGGTTGATGTGTTGATCGACTACAACTCGAAGGTGCTCGGTAACCAGTACGCTCGCATGCGGAGTGTAAGTGAATTCAATGAGGAAATTGGTCCCTGCAGAACATTTGTTTTCTTCCATGAACTGGAATTCCTACTCAAAAACAACCTCATTAAGGGAGGCGATTTGGAGAATGCCATTGTGATTATGGAGAGAGAGGTTCCCCAAGTTGAACTCGACCGAATTGCAGATCTATTCAACAAGCCAAGGATTCATGTTAAGCCCGAAGGGTTTTTGAACAACCTAGACCTCCGGTTCCAGAATGAGCCTGCACGTCATAAGCTGCTCGATATGGTTGGTGACCTAGCTCTTACAGGTCAGCCAATAAAAGGGAAAATTGTGGCCATTAGGCCTGGGCATCATGCCAATACAGAATTTGCCAAGGTGCTGAAAAAGATGGCTCGCAGAGAGGCACTCAAGGGTTCGGCTCCAGAGTACGACCTCAACCAGCAGCCACTGCTCAACATAATGCAGATTCAGAGGATTCTCCCCCATCGCCCGCCATTCCTCCTTATTGACAAAATTATCTCCATGGATGAGCGCTCGGTTGTGGGCGTGAAAAACGTGACCATGAACGAAGGATTCTTTATTGGTCACTTCCCCGATGAACCAGTAATGCCAGGTGTTCTTCAAATAGAGTCTATGGCCCAAGTTGGCGGAATTTTAGTTCTTAACTCCGTTCCAGACCCCGAAAACTATCTCACCTACTTCCTCAAAATTGACAAGGTGAAGTTTAAACGTAAGGTTGTACCTGGCGATACCCTCATCTTTAAGTTGGAATTTATTGAACCCATTCGTCGTGGCATTGCCTGCATGTTTGGACAAGCATACGTTGGAGATACCCTTGTTGCAGAAGGAGAGCTTACTGCACAGATAACCAAGATAAAAAACTAA
- a CDS encoding transglycosylase SLT domain-containing protein: protein NVTSYVDERMDVYKSTDAACRYLEYLYRIFKDWHLALAAYNGGPGAVRNAILRSGGETNFWKLLPYLPEPTRNYIPAFIAATFVAKNFSDFDIEPVDPLFTYSGVDTVKVYGGFYLDGVKKFTNTDMELLRFLNPSFRTGYIPESGGFYTLVLPHAAVKNFFLRSKEVYAFKPSSNSLSTLGSNTGDTRGKQQFTYVVRSGDYYHKLALTFGCTVDDIMAWNPNEGEELAIGDKLQIWADSALVARLNASGVVK from the coding sequence TTAACGTAACCAGCTACGTTGACGAACGCATGGATGTTTATAAATCTACCGATGCTGCCTGTCGTTATTTGGAGTATTTATACCGCATTTTCAAGGATTGGCACTTGGCACTTGCAGCATACAATGGAGGACCGGGTGCTGTTCGTAATGCCATTTTGAGAAGTGGTGGCGAAACAAATTTCTGGAAGTTGCTACCATACCTACCCGAGCCAACCCGAAACTACATACCAGCCTTTATAGCGGCTACCTTCGTAGCGAAGAATTTTTCTGACTTTGATATTGAGCCTGTTGACCCTCTTTTTACCTACAGTGGAGTGGACACCGTTAAGGTGTATGGTGGTTTTTATCTCGATGGAGTAAAAAAATTCACCAATACCGATATGGAATTATTGCGATTTCTGAATCCTTCATTCAGAACTGGCTACATTCCGGAGAGTGGAGGATTTTACACGCTCGTGCTTCCGCATGCAGCCGTTAAGAATTTTTTCTTGAGAAGCAAGGAGGTTTATGCGTTCAAACCATCATCAAACAGCCTGTCTACCTTGGGTAGTAATACTGGAGATACCAGAGGGAAGCAACAGTTTACGTATGTAGTTCGCAGCGGTGATTACTACCACAAGTTGGCGCTTACCTTTGGCTGCACGGTTGATGATATTATGGCATGGAATCCTAATGAAGGAGAGGAGCTTGCCATTGGAGATAAGCTGCAAATTTGGGCAGACTCTGCTTTAGTTGCTAGGTTAAATGCCTCTGGAGTGGTTAAATGA